The following proteins are co-located in the Bathymodiolus thermophilus thioautotrophic gill symbiont genome:
- a CDS encoding HlyD family type I secretion periplasmic adaptor subunit, whose protein sequence is MNHPPKKKLFSIFAGKKTDNKAFEFSPTYLRIQKQAPTNFSRLIGWSVVAFVTIVLLWSYLSYIAIYANTTGKLIVSGKSQKIQPLNPGKIEKIYVKEGQVVQKGDLLVQLSDIEAKTNIANLKAKLSFYQQNQKNFEYIFPIIEQIEQDGIAQNISIDALQNRQATLDLEEFFKQIAQINAKIHNSKKSAHHLKNEIKLDQLVTGNARRRVEMFSQFFNNQDISELQFLQAQKELLQSKKSLLGKQSKLHELNSNRQLEESNKKFAISQKKNKIYREYKKNQLDIIETTEALKKYQDQLQTMRLYAPIEGFIQEISINTIGGVVTSAQELMSIVPIGKLSLQAEVKILNKDVGFVRTGQAANVQLDAFNYIKYGAIDGVVENIYQDSIEDKELGYVFLATVNLKDNKIQYKGKTIFLHAGLSVVVRIKTGRRRVIDYLLSPVLEHVSEGLKER, encoded by the coding sequence ATGAATCACCCACCTAAGAAAAAACTTTTTTCAATCTTTGCTGGCAAAAAAACTGACAACAAGGCCTTTGAGTTTTCCCCCACTTATTTGCGCATTCAAAAGCAAGCGCCGACAAACTTCTCTCGCCTAATTGGCTGGAGCGTGGTGGCGTTTGTAACAATAGTATTGTTATGGTCCTATTTAAGTTACATTGCCATTTATGCAAACACCACAGGTAAATTAATTGTCTCTGGTAAGTCGCAAAAAATTCAACCACTTAATCCAGGGAAAATTGAAAAAATCTATGTCAAAGAAGGTCAAGTCGTGCAAAAAGGGGATTTGCTGGTGCAACTTAGCGACATAGAGGCAAAAACCAATATTGCTAACTTGAAGGCAAAATTATCGTTTTACCAACAAAATCAGAAAAATTTTGAATACATTTTCCCTATTATTGAGCAAATAGAACAAGATGGCATTGCACAAAATATCTCAATTGACGCCTTACAAAATAGGCAAGCAACCCTAGATTTGGAGGAATTTTTTAAGCAAATTGCACAAATTAATGCCAAAATTCACAACTCAAAGAAATCTGCCCATCATTTAAAAAATGAAATTAAATTAGATCAATTGGTAACAGGAAATGCACGCAGGCGTGTAGAGATGTTCAGTCAATTTTTTAACAATCAAGATATTTCCGAATTGCAATTTCTACAAGCACAAAAAGAATTACTACAATCTAAAAAATCATTGCTAGGCAAACAATCTAAGTTGCACGAATTAAACAGCAATCGCCAATTAGAAGAAAGCAATAAAAAATTTGCCATCAGTCAAAAGAAAAATAAAATCTATAGGGAATATAAAAAAAATCAATTGGACATTATCGAAACAACAGAGGCGTTAAAAAAATACCAAGATCAACTACAAACAATGCGCCTTTATGCGCCAATAGAAGGCTTTATCCAAGAAATTTCCATCAATACCATTGGCGGCGTGGTAACCTCTGCACAAGAATTAATGTCTATCGTCCCCATAGGCAAACTTTCCCTACAAGCAGAAGTGAAAATATTAAACAAGGATGTTGGCTTTGTACGCACTGGACAAGCGGCAAATGTGCAATTAGATGCCTTTAATTATATAAAATACGGTGCCATTGACGGGGTGGTTGAAAATATTTATCAAGATTCTATTGAAGACAAAGAATTGGGTTATGTTTTTTTAGCCACTGTTAACCTTAAAGACAACAAAATACAATACAAAGGCAAAACCATCTTTTTACACGCTGGATTGTCAGTTGTTGTTAGAATAAAAACAGGCCGCCGCCGCGTGATTGACTACTTATTATCACCTGTTTTGGAGCATGTCAGTGAAGGCCTTAAAGAGCGTTAA
- a CDS encoding IS5 family transposase yields the protein MRVKTTQEQTFADSFINIPNSQLDIINKVIDWEVIAKDLSHIKVDYSAVSLFKALLIGTWHNLSDEKLADSLSRDLVFINFCNFSLSGNKPDATTIGRFRTKLIKQNLFDRLLSSINLMLENNQLKLSNGKHVAMDATLIQSARRTKKIITTHKTGEVYEIDSNPIQYSDDKDARWTFKAGKYTYGYSSVVTTDANGLINKATTHPANDSEMTHFEENVKQAGNQKGVRVLYDKGAASQANSEALKAQKLRDGIMRKKPKGKQMSHWHKLRNKAISKRRFVVERTFGTLKRTYGLARSRYIGLEKVASEVNLKAIAYNLVRAANVYINKGLNTA from the coding sequence ATGCGAGTTAAAACCACTCAAGAACAAACCTTTGCTGATAGTTTTATCAACATACCAAACTCCCAACTAGACATCATTAACAAAGTTATCGATTGGGAAGTTATAGCCAAAGATCTGTCTCATATTAAAGTTGACTATTCTGCTGTTAGTCTGTTTAAAGCGCTATTAATAGGCACATGGCACAATCTCTCTGATGAGAAGTTGGCTGATAGTCTTAGTAGAGATTTAGTCTTTATTAACTTTTGCAACTTTAGCCTAAGTGGCAACAAACCTGATGCTACAACCATTGGCAGATTTAGAACCAAACTAATCAAACAAAATCTATTTGATAGACTTTTGAGTAGCATCAATCTTATGCTTGAGAATAATCAACTCAAACTCTCTAATGGCAAACATGTTGCCATGGATGCAACCTTAATTCAAAGTGCTAGACGCACTAAGAAGATTATTACAACACACAAAACTGGTGAGGTTTATGAGATTGATAGTAACCCAATTCAATATTCAGATGATAAAGATGCAAGATGGACATTTAAGGCGGGAAAATACACTTATGGATATTCATCAGTAGTAACAACTGATGCCAATGGATTAATTAACAAAGCCACTACGCACCCTGCTAATGATAGTGAAATGACTCATTTTGAAGAAAATGTTAAACAGGCAGGCAATCAAAAAGGCGTAAGAGTTTTATACGACAAAGGAGCAGCCTCTCAAGCTAATAGTGAAGCACTTAAAGCACAAAAGTTAAGAGATGGTATTATGCGCAAAAAACCCAAAGGCAAGCAAATGAGTCATTGGCATAAATTACGCAATAAAGCAATCAGCAAAAGAAGGTTTGTGGTTGAACGCACCTTTGGTACGCTCAAACGCACTTATGGTTTGGCAAGAAGTCGTTATATTGGTTTAGAGAAAGTTGCCAGCGAAGTTAATCTTAAAGCTATTGCTTATAATCTAGTTAGAGCGGCGAATGTTTATATTAACAAGGGATTAAATACAGCCTAG
- a CDS encoding peptidase domain-containing ABC transporter encodes MQPVYQSIYTLFLLLREEVLGKDILIQESKDNVVPDKKKLHSFAKKNLLKLQFSKKKLSVKKLQKRTPFIFFTKEGQPSVVASLSKEGVLIQRPGKDPAQFQLSDIQKVWGGEVIFVKDTAKFGLWWFVPEFLRYRNTLLEIVSFSCVLKIVALILPLIFQVVIDKVVVNNALSTMIILLVALLSANIFEIALTSIREYLLLHTANRIDIGLGVRLFKHLIHLPIAFFESKSVGLLVSRAQEINSVREFFTGQALLSVIDFVFLFITFFVMYYISPKIALIVATTVPFYFISAWLLTPKLIKYIELSFSKGAKNTAFLTESIANSETIKSMALERVMLKRWNKQTSSMVGVNYDLQKLNTFASQMVSIFSKVVSVLALWLAAIEVFALNMTIGQLIAFNMLLSMFQQPLNQLTSLWQEFLQTKIAVERLSSILNTPAEKKKHQASHKLQGKIELRNVSFKYTPTSNLVLENINLTIEVGESVALVGGSGSGKSTIAKLIQGLYVPDFGDIYIDNVNINKIDVHSLRNQIGVVLQENYLFQESVRLNIAHKNPTLPIEQVIEAAKTSGADEFIRKMQLGYNTEIQEGGKSLSGGQRQRIAFARAIIDKPKLLILDEATSALDEESQALIRQNMTAISHGKTVIIIAHRLSTIRSCDRVVVINKGKITNILTGEDKVKYLALIPS; translated from the coding sequence TTGCAGCCAGTTTACCAATCAATTTATACGCTATTCCTGCTGTTAAGAGAAGAGGTTCTTGGTAAGGACATCCTTATTCAAGAAAGTAAAGATAATGTAGTACCTGATAAAAAAAAACTACATTCATTTGCCAAAAAGAATCTATTAAAACTCCAGTTTAGCAAAAAAAAATTATCGGTTAAAAAGTTACAAAAAAGAACGCCCTTTATTTTCTTTACCAAAGAGGGTCAGCCTTCTGTCGTTGCTAGCCTCTCCAAAGAGGGGGTTCTAATTCAACGCCCAGGCAAAGATCCCGCTCAATTTCAATTATCCGACATTCAAAAAGTCTGGGGTGGCGAAGTTATTTTTGTCAAAGACACTGCTAAATTTGGACTTTGGTGGTTTGTTCCTGAGTTTTTGCGTTATCGAAATACTTTGTTAGAGATTGTTAGCTTTTCTTGTGTTTTGAAAATTGTGGCATTGATATTGCCATTGATTTTCCAAGTAGTTATTGACAAGGTGGTGGTTAATAACGCCTTGTCAACCATGATTATTTTATTGGTGGCGTTACTTAGTGCCAATATATTTGAAATTGCTTTAACGAGCATACGCGAATATTTGTTACTGCATACTGCTAATCGTATTGATATTGGCTTAGGGGTGCGTTTATTTAAGCATTTAATACATTTGCCTATTGCCTTTTTTGAAAGTAAATCTGTTGGATTGTTGGTGAGTAGGGCGCAAGAAATTAACAGTGTGCGTGAATTTTTTACGGGTCAAGCATTATTGAGTGTTATTGATTTTGTGTTTTTATTTATCACTTTTTTTGTCATGTATTACATTTCCCCAAAAATAGCCTTAATAGTTGCTACAACCGTGCCATTTTATTTTATTAGTGCTTGGTTACTGACGCCAAAACTGATTAAATACATTGAATTGTCATTCAGCAAAGGCGCCAAAAATACTGCTTTTTTGACAGAATCTATCGCCAATAGTGAAACCATTAAAAGTATGGCGTTAGAGCGAGTTATGTTAAAACGCTGGAACAAGCAAACCAGTAGTATGGTCGGTGTGAATTACGATTTACAGAAATTAAATACCTTTGCCTCGCAAATGGTGAGCATTTTTTCAAAAGTTGTGAGTGTGCTGGCTTTATGGCTGGCTGCCATTGAAGTATTTGCGTTAAATATGACAATTGGACAATTAATTGCCTTTAATATGCTATTATCTATGTTTCAGCAACCCCTTAACCAACTCACTTCATTGTGGCAAGAGTTTTTACAAACCAAAATAGCAGTGGAACGATTGAGCAGTATTTTAAACACACCTGCTGAGAAGAAAAAACACCAAGCCTCGCATAAATTACAAGGAAAAATTGAACTTAGAAATGTGTCTTTCAAATACACGCCTACCAGTAATTTAGTGCTTGAAAATATTAATTTAACCATTGAAGTTGGTGAAAGTGTGGCATTGGTTGGCGGGTCTGGTTCTGGAAAAAGCACGATTGCTAAATTGATACAAGGTTTATATGTTCCCGATTTTGGCGATATTTATATTGACAATGTTAATATCAACAAGATAGATGTGCATTCATTAAGAAACCAAATCGGCGTTGTTTTGCAAGAAAATTACCTTTTTCAAGAAAGTGTGCGTTTAAATATCGCCCATAAAAACCCAACATTACCAATAGAACAAGTGATTGAAGCAGCAAAAACCTCAGGCGCTGATGAATTTATTCGCAAAATGCAATTGGGCTACAATACTGAAATTCAAGAAGGTGGTAAGTCTTTATCAGGTGGACAAAGACAAAGAATTGCATTTGCCAGAGCCATTATTGACAAACCCAAATTACTCATCTTGGATGAAGCAACTTCTGCCTTAGATGAAGAGTCTCAAGCGTTAATCCGTCAAAATATGACCGCAATATCGCACGGCAAAACGGTGATTATTATTGCTCATCGTTTGTCCACTATTCGCTCTTGCGATAGGGTGGTGGTTATTAATAAAGGCAAAATAACCAACATTTTAACAGGCGAAGATAAAGTCAAATATTTAGCCCTTATACCCTCATGA
- a CDS encoding peptidase domain-containing ABC transporter produces the protein MKALKSVNLTASNRALLCIVQLLKHFEKNIELASISHLLVSSQNSDLSQSELIYAIQWAGINAEYLQINLKKLDKLHLPVLIKCQNNWLLLEAFDGKNLTVFDGVDKWQMSKQDCRQVWQNSCIAIANNLEEYDANTVQNVDIKKDSIFQWFLPSIKKHKKQFLSVIFISIMIQLIMLLTPLLFQYFLDSALPSFNPTNLQTIMIAMLFFALIDPMFLLMRSFAFSNLTSKIDSELTSRIYEHLMQLQLSFFQNNQIGKITAFMREMASIRQFMTGNSLTLVIDLIFVVVFFSVMFQYSVFMTVVVLIFLLIYFFFWLIIGPIVRKRSEQSFDASAENTALLTETLYGIHSIKSMATEQRFIRQWEKRLGRYQRAYAQAELTSIFSMQGISLINKIMVIVILWLGITEVLEGNLTIGAFIAFRMYSNYVAEPVIRLAQIWQDFQYTLVSIKKISLILKEPLEELPKNMFLNNISGNIVFKSVYFTYKKELPSVLSDINLTLKPGCMLGITGPSGSGKSTLTKLLQMFYRPTTGEILIDGLDIRTLSPTELRMNMGVVLQNSELFQDTLINNLKIANPDVEMAQIQTVAKMCGADFIEELPQGYNTMLSEKGGNLSGGQRQRIAFMRALINNPKILILDEATSALDYESERIILNHLPEIRKNRTIISVAHRLNTIKDADTIIFIDNGKITEQGTHQELIDKEGGYAKLYRLQQQT, from the coding sequence GTGAAGGCCTTAAAGAGCGTTAACCTTACCGCTAGCAACCGTGCTTTACTCTGCATCGTTCAGTTACTAAAACATTTTGAAAAAAACATTGAACTGGCGAGCATTAGCCATTTATTGGTTAGCAGTCAAAACAGTGATTTAAGTCAATCTGAACTGATATACGCCATTCAATGGGCGGGCATCAATGCTGAATATCTGCAAATTAATTTAAAAAAATTAGACAAATTACACCTGCCTGTGCTAATCAAGTGTCAAAATAATTGGCTGCTCCTTGAGGCCTTTGACGGAAAAAATCTCACTGTATTTGACGGCGTGGATAAATGGCAGATGAGCAAGCAAGATTGCCGTCAAGTTTGGCAAAATTCCTGCATTGCCATTGCCAATAATTTAGAAGAGTACGATGCTAACACGGTGCAAAATGTCGACATTAAAAAAGATTCTATTTTTCAATGGTTTTTACCCTCAATCAAAAAGCATAAAAAACAATTTTTATCGGTGATTTTTATCTCCATTATGATTCAGTTGATTATGCTCCTCACCCCCTTGCTATTTCAATATTTTTTAGACAGCGCCTTACCCAGTTTTAACCCAACCAACCTGCAAACTATCATGATAGCCATGTTATTTTTTGCCTTGATTGACCCAATGTTTTTATTAATGCGTTCGTTTGCTTTCTCCAATTTAACTTCTAAAATTGATTCAGAATTGACCAGCCGCATTTATGAGCATTTAATGCAATTGCAATTGTCTTTTTTTCAAAACAATCAAATTGGCAAAATAACGGCATTTATGAGGGAAATGGCAAGCATTAGGCAATTTATGACGGGCAATTCTCTGACTTTGGTGATTGACTTGATTTTTGTCGTGGTGTTTTTCTCAGTGATGTTTCAATATTCTGTTTTTATGACGGTTGTGGTGCTGATATTTTTGCTGATTTATTTTTTCTTTTGGCTGATAATAGGGCCAATTGTACGCAAACGCAGTGAACAGTCTTTTGATGCAAGTGCAGAAAATACCGCACTATTAACTGAAACCCTGTATGGTATTCACTCAATCAAATCAATGGCAACAGAACAGCGATTTATCCGACAATGGGAAAAACGATTGGGAAGGTATCAGCGTGCTTACGCCCAAGCAGAGTTAACCAGTATTTTTTCCATGCAAGGCATTTCGCTGATTAACAAAATAATGGTTATTGTGATTTTATGGCTAGGCATTACCGAAGTGTTAGAAGGTAACCTAACTATTGGTGCCTTTATTGCCTTTCGTATGTATTCTAATTATGTTGCCGAACCCGTGATTCGCCTAGCGCAAATATGGCAAGATTTTCAATACACACTGGTTTCCATTAAAAAAATCAGCCTAATCCTCAAAGAGCCACTAGAAGAATTACCAAAAAATATGTTCCTCAACAACATTTCAGGCAACATTGTCTTCAAAAGCGTTTACTTCACCTACAAAAAAGAACTGCCCTCTGTACTATCAGACATTAATCTAACCCTAAAACCCGGCTGTATGCTCGGCATCACTGGCCCCTCTGGCTCTGGAAAAAGCACCCTAACCAAATTATTACAAATGTTCTACCGACCCACCACAGGAGAAATACTCATCGATGGCCTAGACATCAGAACACTCTCTCCAACTGAATTAAGGATGAACATGGGCGTTGTCTTGCAAAATAGCGAATTATTCCAAGACACCCTAATTAACAACCTTAAAATCGCCAATCCCGATGTTGAAATGGCACAAATACAAACCGTTGCCAAAATGTGCGGCGCCGACTTCATTGAAGAACTCCCACAAGGCTACAACACCATGCTCAGCGAAAAAGGCGGCAACCTATCAGGCGGCCAACGACAAAGAATCGCCTTTATGCGCGCACTAATAAACAACCCAAAAATTCTAATCCTAGACGAAGCAACCTCTGCCCTAGACTACGAATCAGAACGCATCATCCTAAACCACCTACCAGAAATCAGAAAAAACCGAACCATCATCTCAGTCGCCCATCGCCTCAACACCATTAAAGATGCAGACACCATCATTTTTATCGACAACGGCAAAATCACCGAACAAGGCACCCATCAAGAGTTAATAGACAAAGAGGGTGGTTACGCAAAACTTTATCGATTGCAGCAGCAGACATAA
- a CDS encoding Fic family protein produces MQYEKIKKIGNTSESSSSELKALAKLWNGKKEQLKNSDEYSQFLKKMQREWAIETGIIERLYTWDRGITESLIEHGIDAAQISYKSGLSEEKSGNISNLIADQQQTIDGLFDFVKNEQPFSEHFIRSMHEKLVAHQDMVEASTPEGSIIKVKLLKGKYKKHPNNPKKNNGEMHFYCPPEFVTDEMETLISLYKKYERKTPPEVLSAWLHHRFTQIHPFQDGNGRIARAIASLVFLKAGLFPLVIRESDREIYLNALEEADNNNINDLVQLFAKRQKDCILSALNIQQEVEKSNFADQIFANGIKLLKAKHDTQKEEVEKVYRFADVLQKNLFEKLKAYQEKFDPSLKSTNRKDGAIAGEAKNNDSDRNYYFRNEIIKIANKHDYYADTKRYKSWSRLILNTESIFEIVFSIHGFGHSNGVMAISSFTFEKNMSEDSVLNVVNIKSAQQEVFVFNYLEKETEINKRFNDWFQESFVIALAEWQQTIA; encoded by the coding sequence ATGCAATACGAAAAAATTAAAAAAATTGGCAATACAAGTGAATCTTCTTCCTCTGAATTAAAAGCGCTTGCAAAATTGTGGAACGGCAAAAAAGAACAATTAAAAAATTCCGATGAATACAGTCAGTTTCTTAAAAAAATGCAAAGAGAATGGGCGATAGAGACAGGAATCATTGAAAGGCTTTACACTTGGGATAGAGGGATAACTGAGTCACTCATTGAACATGGCATAGATGCCGCACAAATTAGCTACAAAAGTGGCTTATCCGAAGAAAAGTCAGGAAATATTTCCAATCTTATTGCTGACCAACAACAGACGATTGACGGATTGTTTGATTTTGTCAAAAATGAACAGCCATTTTCAGAGCATTTTATCCGCTCCATGCATGAAAAACTTGTTGCCCATCAAGATATGGTAGAGGCTTCAACGCCAGAAGGAAGTATAATTAAAGTTAAATTACTCAAGGGAAAATATAAAAAACATCCAAACAATCCAAAAAAAAATAATGGTGAAATGCATTTTTATTGTCCACCAGAATTTGTTACTGATGAAATGGAAACGCTAATTAGCTTATACAAGAAATACGAGCGAAAAACACCTCCAGAGGTATTGTCAGCTTGGTTGCACCACCGTTTTACCCAAATCCATCCGTTTCAAGATGGCAACGGCAGAATTGCCAGAGCGATTGCATCTTTAGTGTTTCTAAAAGCAGGGTTGTTTCCCTTGGTAATTAGAGAATCTGATAGAGAAATATATCTTAACGCCTTAGAGGAGGCTGATAATAACAATATAAATGACTTAGTCCAACTTTTTGCTAAACGGCAAAAAGATTGTATTTTGTCGGCTTTAAATATACAGCAAGAGGTTGAAAAATCTAATTTTGCAGACCAAATTTTTGCTAATGGTATAAAACTATTAAAGGCTAAACATGATACCCAAAAAGAAGAAGTTGAAAAGGTATATAGATTTGCCGATGTTTTACAAAAAAACCTATTTGAGAAACTAAAAGCCTATCAAGAGAAATTTGACCCTAGTTTAAAAAGCACTAATCGTAAAGATGGTGCTATAGCGGGTGAAGCAAAGAATAATGATAGTGATAGAAATTATTATTTTCGCAATGAAATTATAAAAATTGCCAATAAACACGATTATTATGCAGATACCAAAAGGTACAAATCTTGGTCAAGGTTAATACTTAATACGGAAAGTATATTTGAAATAGTATTTAGTATTCATGGATTTGGGCATAGCAATGGCGTCATGGCAATTTCATCTTTTACATTTGAAAAAAATATGTCAGAAGATAGCGTTCTTAATGTTGTCAATATAAAATCAGCGCAACAAGAGGTTTTTGTATTTAATTACCTTGAAAAAGAAACAGAAATCAACAAAAGGTTTAATGACTGGTTTCAAGAATCTTTTGTTATTGCATTGGCAGAATGGCAACAAACTATTGCTTAA